CGTGGACGGTCAGGCGAAGCTCGCCGCGGAAGCCGGATTCACGCCCTCGCGACGGCACCTCAGGATGGCCAAGGACCTGCCGCGCGACACCCTGCCGGCCCGGCCGTCCGTCTCCCCCGGCCTGGAGCTGCGGCGTTTCCACCCCGCGGACGAGCACGACCTGCTCGCCACGCACCTCGAGGCCTTCATCGCCGACCATCCGGGCTTCACCCCGCCGACGCCGCTGATGTGGTCGCGGCGGCTGACCGCACTCAGCTTCCTGCCCGACCTCAGCTTCCTGATTCGCGATCCGGCACAAGGCCGCATCGCCGGATACGTGCTGTCGAACTCCGTGCCGAGCCGACCCGACCGGCCGGACCGGCGCGAGGTCCAGCTGACCACCATCGCCACCCGCCGCGAGTACCGCCGCCGCGGCGTGGCCTCGGCGTTGATCGCCGCCGTCCTGCGGACGGCCGCCGAACTGGAGTACGACGGCGCCGCCCTCAACGTGGACGCCCGCAATCCGACCGGCGCGCTGAGCGTGTACGAACACGCCGGTTTCAGCGTCGGCAATGGTACGACACTGTATGTCAAGCAAATACCGATCTGAAGGGCCCGCAGTCGTGACCGTGAAATACGCTCTCTTCGACCTCGATGACACCCTGGTGTCGACCGGCGAGCCGTTCCACGAGTTCGTCCGCGAGTTCGCGATCCGATAC
This genomic window from Actinospica robiniae DSM 44927 contains:
- a CDS encoding GNAT family N-acetyltransferase, whose protein sequence is MDLSWRTLTRLDAPAMSDVHRAAAIADGTSDLRSSADMAEIFRRESIGEVKRRYFGAFDGDDALAAFSILFARTGLMPQHQLQLWGAVDPRHRRAGIGGELVRRAVQAAPGLHAEVFPGAPLEIAFLTADGVDGQAKLAAEAGFTPSRRHLRMAKDLPRDTLPARPSVSPGLELRRFHPADEHDLLATHLEAFIADHPGFTPPTPLMWSRRLTALSFLPDLSFLIRDPAQGRIAGYVLSNSVPSRPDRPDRREVQLTTIATRREYRRRGVASALIAAVLRTAAELEYDGAALNVDARNPTGALSVYEHAGFSVGNGTTLYVKQIPI